A region from the Metarhizium brunneum chromosome 7, complete sequence genome encodes:
- the BSC6_4 gene encoding Bypass of stop codon protein 6 — protein sequence MTTTTTDTVAETVQNIPLTETPHATTVDAPPHPSPAATLKLISVGFSFFVAGVNDGSTGALLPYVIREYGISTAIVSSVYGANFAGWFSAAVANAHLCSHLDLGAMLALGAACQVAAHSLRAWDPPFGLFVATFWLVSVGQAFQDTHGNTLAAGVAGAHRWLAAIHAAYMAGCLAGPFAATAVAAASRWHLFYAFPLAVGVANLALVLVAFRDSLRLRADRDRDRGTRPSRSGEAWRLIRATAATPSVWFLCAFFFFYLGSVLTAGGWVVEYLVDVRRGSLSQVGYVPAGFSGGALLGRLLLAEPTHRFGERGMVFVYCLLSTALQLVFWLVPNIIAASIAVSFIGFFTGPLFATGISLGSKLFPRHIHSTALALVFVSAQMGGSLFPVITGVVSSNAGVQVLQPILVGLLAATAISWLCVPRPKDSAHAGLHQE from the exons AtgacaaccacaaccaccgACACCGTCGCCGAAACCGTGCAAAACATCCCCCTCACTGAAACACCACACGCCACCACAGTCGACGCTCCTCCACAcccatcaccagcagcaacccTCAAGCTCATCAGCGTcggcttctccttcttcgtcgccggcgtcaaCGACGGCAGCACGGGCGCCCTGCTGCCGTACGTCATACGCGAATACGGCATCAGCACCGCCATCGTGTCCAGCGT ATACGGCGCCAACTTTGCCGGCTGGTTCTCGGCGGCCGTCGCCAACGCCCATCTATGCTCGCATCTCGACCTCGGGGCCATGCTCGCCCTCGGCGCGGCGTGCCAAGTCGCCGCGCATAGCCTCCGCGCGTGGGACCCCCCGTTCGGCCTGTTCGTCGCCACCTTCTGGCTCGTGAGCGTCGGCCAGGCCTTCCAGGACACGCACGGGAACacgctggcggcgggcgtCGCCGGCGCGCACCGCTggctcgccgccatccacgccGCCTACATGGCCGGGTGTCTCGCCGGGCCCTTTGCCGccacggccgtggccgccgcctcgcgGTGGCACCTGTTCTACGCGTTCCCGctggccgtgggcgtcgCCAACCTGGCCCTGGTGCTGGTTGCCTTTCGCGACTCGCTGCGGCTCAGGGCGGACCGGGACCGGGACCGGGGCACGCGGCCGTCGAGAAGCGGCGAGGCGTGGCGGCTCATCCGCGCGACTGCCGCCACGCCGAGCGTGTGGTTTCTGtgcgccttcttcttcttctacctGGGCTCGGTGCTGACGGCCGGCGGCTGGGTGGTCGAGTATCTCGTCGACGTGCGCCGCGGCAGCCTTTCGCAGGTGGGATACGTCCCGGCCGGCTTCAGCGGCGGCGCGCTGCTGGGCCGGCTGTTGCTCGCGGAGCCTACGCACCGGTTTGGCGAGCGCGGCATGGTCTTTGTCTATTGCCTGCTTTCTACCGCCCTCCAACTTGTCTTTTGGCT TGTACCAAACATCATTGCTGCCTCCATCGCCGTAAGCTTCATCGGCTTCTTCACCGGCCCGCTCTTCGCAACA GGCATATCGCTCGGGTCCAAGCTTTTCCCTCGGCATATACACTCCacggcgctggcgctggtgttTGTCTCTGCCCAAATGGGCGGCTCATTGTTCCCCGTCATCACGGGCGTCGTGTCATCCAACGCCGGAGTACAAGTGTTGCAGCCCATCCTGGTCGGGCTgctcgccgccaccgccatcaGCTGGCTCTGTGTCCCTCGACCGAAGGACTCTGCACACGCAGGGCTGCACCAAGAGTAG